Genomic DNA from Thermus amyloliquefaciens:
GACCGGCACCCCCAGGCCCCCGGCCCCCACCACCACCACGGAGGCGCGCTTCAGCCGCTCCTGCCCCTCGGGGCCCACCTGGGGCAGGATCATCTGGCGGTGGTACCGGTCCAGCTCCTCCTTGGTCCACATGGGCTAGGCCTCCCGGGTGCCGAAGCCAGGGGGGAGGAAGTCGGGGTAGTCGGGGTTGCCCTTGCGGTCTTGGGCCTTGGGGATAAGGTCCGAGGGATGGGGCTCCCCCTTGCGGCAGTAGGGGCAGTCGTGGCGCACCTTGAAGCGCACCGGCCGGGCGGGGATGCCCAGGGCGATGGCGTGGGGCGGGACGTCCTTGGTGACGATGGCCCCCGTACCCACCATGGCGTCGTCGCCGATGCGCACCCCTGCCAGCACGGTGGCGTGGTAGGTGATGCGCACCCCGCTGCCGATGATGGTTTCCTTAAGGGTCACGTCGGGGGAGGCCAGGACGTGGTGGGTGTGGCTGTAGACGTTCACGTAGTCGGAAAGGGAGGTGCGGTCCCCGATCTTGATGCCGCCGATGTCGTCCAGGAGGACGTAGCGGTGGACCACCACGTCATCGCCCAGTTCCAGGTTGTAGCCCACGGAAAACTCCACGTTCTGGAAGAACTTGGGGTTTTTGCCCACCCGTTTGAAGATGAAGGGGGCCAGGGCCCGGCGGATGGCCACCCCAGAGTGCACGGACTGGCCGATGGGGGTCAGGTCCAAAACCTTCCAAAACCAGAGGAGGGGCTTCACCTTTTGGAACTTCTCCTGGTCGGTGGCGGCGTAGTACTCGGCTTCAAAGGTGATGCCCTCGGGGTCTAGCCCCATGGCGGCCAGGGGGCTTAGCTCCAGGAGTTCCGCATAGGGTCGGCCATAGAGGAGGCGGGCAAGCTCCTCCCGCACCAGGGCGTTCCGGTCCACGCTGGGGTCGGAAAGCCTTTCCACCAGAGCCCCAATGAAACGGTCCAGGGCCTTTTCGTGTAGGGGGGCGATGCCTCGTGGAAGGAGCCAGGGCATAGGGCTATGGTAACCGGAAAAGGCCCAGGGGGGAATGCTGGCCTCACCCTAGGCTGGATCGGTAGCCCAGCTCCCGCAGGGCCTCGGGGTCCTTGCGCCAGTCGGGGTAGACCTTGACCTCGAGGTCCAGGTAGATCTTGCGGTTCAGGAAGACCTCCAGCTGCTTCCGGGCCGCTTGGCCGATCTCCTTGATCTTCCGCCCCCCCTCCCCGATGACGATGGCCTTCTGGGAGGGGCGCTCCACGTAGAGGACGGCTTTGATGTAGAGGATGCCGTTTTCCCGTTCGGCCACCTCCTCGGTCTTCACGGCCACCGCGTAGGGCACCTCGTGCCAAAGGCGCTTCATGGCCTCCTCCCGGACGATCTCCGCCACCCACTCCCCGAAGTCCTGGTCGCTCTTGGCGAAGCCCTCGGGGTAGAAGAAGGGGCCTTCCGGGAGAAGGGCCAGCAGCTCCGCCTTAAGCTCGGCCACCTGCCGCTCGTCCAGGGCAGAAAGCATCCTGGCCTCGGCCTCGGGGAGAAGGTCGTGGTAAGCCTTCAGGGCCTCCTCGGGGTACTTGGCGGCGTCCAGCTTGTTGCCCACCAGGAGGATGGGCACCTTGCCCACCAGGGGCCTTAGGGCCTTGGCCACCAGCTCATCCTCCGGGGTGGGGGGGTGGCGGAGGTCGGCCACCCAGACCACGGCGTTCACGTCGGCAAGGGCCTCGTAGACCTCCTGGTCCATGAACTCCCCCAGGGCGTCCATGGGTTGGTGGAGGCCCGGGGTGTCCACGAAGACGATCTGGCGGTTCCCCTCGGTGAGGATGCCCCTAAGGCGCTTCCTGGTGGTCTGGGGCTTGGGGCTTATGGGGGCCACCTTCACCCCCAGGAGGTTGTTGAGCAGGGTGGACTTGCCCACGTTGGGCTTGCCCACGATGGCCACAAAACCGGAGTACGTTTTCTCTTCCATGGCTTCAGGTCATCCCGGCCCCCTTGGGACTCGCCGAAGGCGGGGAGCCGGACCTTCCAGGCTTTCCAGTATACTCCACGCCGTGGACCCTTTGGCCCTGGCCTTCCTGCCCGGCATCGGTCCGAAGCGGCTATTGGAGCTCTTGGCGCAAGGGGATGTCCTGGAGGCCTTGCGGGAGCGCTTTCCCCAGGTGGCCCCTGGGCTTCCCCAGGCGGAAGAGCGCGCCCGGGCGGAAAGGAAGCGGGCGGCGGCTTTGGGGATAAGGATCTTGGGCCTTTGGGAGGAGGGTTTTCCCGAGGGGCTTAGGCGGCTTCCCCACCCCCCCACCCACCTCTACCTGAAGGGGGAGCTGCCGCAGGAGGAGAGGGCGGTGGCCCTGGTGGGCACCCGGCGGGCCTCTTCCTGGGCCCTGGCCTTCACCCGCAGGCTGGCCCGGGAGCTGGCGGAGGCGGGGGTTTGGGTGGTTTCCGGCCTGGCCCGGGGCATTGACCGGGAGGCCCACCTGGGGGCCCTCGAGGGGGGCGGCCGTACCCTGGGGGTCTTGGGGAGCGCCCTGGACCGGGTGTACCCGCCGGAGCACCGGGCTTTGGCGGAGCGCATGGACCTCCTCTCGGAGTTTCCCTTTGGCACCGAGCCTAAGCCCGAGTTCTTTCCCCGGAGGAACCGCCTCATCGCCGGTCTGGTGCGGGGGGTCCTGGTGGTGGAGGCCCCCCTGGAGTCGGGGGCCCTCATCACCGCCCGGTATGCCCTGGAGCTGGGCAAGGAGGTCTTGGCGGTGCCGGGCCGCCCCACGGACGCGGCCTCCTTGGGGGCGAACCGCCTCATCCAGGACGGGGCCTATCCGGTCCTCTCCGCGGAGGACGTGCTCTCCTACCTGGGGCTTTCCGGGAGGCCCAAGAAGGCGGTGGAACTCTCCCAGGAGGAGGAGAGGCTTTTTGCCCTCCTAAGGCAGGGGGAGGCCCTTCCCGAGGAGCTGGCCCAGGCCCTAGGGCTTCCCCCGGAGCGGGTGCTTTCCCTCCTCACCCTGCTGGAGCTCAAGGGTTTGGCCCAGGCCCTGCCCGGGGGGAGGTACGGGGCCATCTGACCCCGGCCGGGCTCCTGGGCCCGGCCGGGGGCTAGGGAATGGCCTACTTGGCTTTGTCGTAAAGCTTCTTGGCGATCTCGTAAAGCTCACCCGGGTGGAACTCGGGGGCAAACTCCGCGGCGTCGTGCCCGGCGTCAAAGACCGGGCCGCCCGTGGGGGGCCCGTCCACCACCACCACCTCGCTCCCGTCCTCGGGGGAGGCACCCCGCCAGATGAGGCCCAGGTCCTGGTAGTCGGAGGGGCTGAAGCGGTAGAGGTTTTTGTGGAAGCCCAGGTCCATGAACTTCTTGGCCTCGGGGATCTTGCTGTTCTCGATGCGGGGGATGGGGAGCATCTTGGTCATCTCCACCCCGGTGAGGCTTTCCAGGGCCTTGCCGTAGGCGGCGGCGTGCACCCCACCCCGCACCAGGAGGTAGCCGATCATCTCCCGGGCCACGGGGTTGTCCGTCATCTCGTAGACCCTTAGCTTGTGGGTGCGGGCCGCCACCTCCAAGAAGAAGTTGTGGAGCAAGTCCAGAATGAGGTTGCCGCTGGTGAACACGTACTCCCCGTGCCAGTGCTCCCCCATGGCGCCCATCACCAGGCTGTTGGCCCCGCCGGCGATGAAGTGGGCGGCGTTGCGGGCGTCCTTGGCGAAGCCCAGGGGGGCGGTTACGGGGTCCACGCCCTCCTCGAGGTCCTTCCCCGGGTTCTTGGCCAGGAGGCTGTTGATGGTGGCCGCCACCAGCTCGATGTGCCCGAGCTCCTCGGTGGCGATGTTGGCGATGAGGTCGTAGTAGGGCTTAAGGGCCTTCTTCCCCCGGAAGTTGAAGGACTGGTACATGTAGTTCATCAGGGTGGACATCTCCCCAAAGCGCCCTCCCAGCAGGGCCTGTACCGCGGCGGCGGCGTTGGGGTCTTGTTCCTTGGGCATGGGGAGCTCGATCTGCAGGCGGTCTATTCTCAGGAACATCCTTCTCACCTCCTGCCTGGTCTCACCAGGCAGCTTTCACCTTAGGGGAGATCCTCGCATAAGTCCAATGCATTTTATTGGTGACGACTATAAACTGAATTTATGACCTTGGAGCAGATGCGCTACCTGGTGGCCCTGGTGGAGGAGAGGAGCTTTACCCGGGCGGCGGAGCGGGTCTACCTCACCCAGCCTGCCCTCAGCGTGCAGATCCGCAAGCTGGAGGAGGAGCTTGGGGTCAAGCTCTTTGACCGCAGGCAGGGGAAGCCCACGGAGGTCGGGGAAAGGGTGGCGGCCCAGGCCCGCCGGGTGCTGGAGGAGGTGGCCAGGGTCAGGGCCGTCGCCCGAGGAGAGGAAGGGATCTTGGAAGGCCCCTTCCGCATGGGGGTCATCCCTACCCTGGCCCCGTACCTTCTGCCAAGGCTTTTGCCCCGGCTGCTGGAGAGGTATCCGGGCCTCGAGGTCTCGGTGCAGGAGGAGCTCACCCCGGCTATCCTTCAGGGGCTGGCGGAGGGCCGGTTGGATGCGGGGTTGGTGGGTACGGAGGAGCGGGCACCGGGGGTGCAGAGCCTTCCCCTTTTTTCCGAGAAGTTTCTCGCCTACATCTCCCCGGGCCACCCCCTTTACGCCAAGGAGAGCCTCCACCCCCTGGAGATCCCCCTCGAGGACACCTGGATCCTTTCGGAGGGCCACTGTTTCCGGGACCAGGTCCTTTCCGTCTGCCGCCCCAGCCTGGAAAGGCGCAGGGTGGAGTTCCAGAGCGGGGATCTGGAAACCCTGATCCTCCTGGTGGAGGAGGTGGGGGGGTTGACCCTTTTGCCCGAGGTGGCCCTGTGGACCCTCCCCAGGGAAAAGCGCGTGCACCTAAGGCCCCTAAGCTCGCCGGGGGCGGGGCGGACCGTTTACCTTCTGGTGCGTGAGGGTAGCCTCAAGGCACCCGTGGCCCTGGCCCTTGGGGAGGAGGCCAAGAGGGTTTTCCAAGAGTTGCGGTTAAAGGGCTGAGGACAAAAAAGCGTTATGATGGGGGCGGAGGTTCGCCATGACCAAACCGGAAGCCAAGGGTGGGGACGTGCACATCAAGGCCGGGCTCATTTGGATGAACGGAAAGCTCGTTCCCCAAGAGGAGGCCAAGACCAGTGTCCTAAGCCACGCCCTTCACTATGGAACCAGCGTCTTTGAGGGGATACGGGCTTACGAAACCCCTAAGGGCCCCGCCGTCTTCCGCCTAAAGGAGCACGTCAGGCGCTTCTTCAACTCGGCCAAGGTGCTGCGCATGGAGATCCCCTTCACCCCCGAGGAGGTGGAGGAAGCCATCCTCGAGGTGGTGCGGAAAAACGGCTACAAGAGTTGCTATATCCGCCCCCTGGCCTGGATGGGGGCCAAGGCCTTGGGGGTGAACCCCCTGCCCAACAACCCCGCGGAGGTGATGGTGGCCGCCTGGGAATGGGGGGCGTATCTGGGGGAGGAGGCGGTGCGCA
This window encodes:
- a CDS encoding acyltransferase encodes the protein MPWLLPRGIAPLHEKALDRFIGALVERLSDPSVDRNALVREELARLLYGRPYAELLELSPLAAMGLDPEGITFEAEYYAATDQEKFQKVKPLLWFWKVLDLTPIGQSVHSGVAIRRALAPFIFKRVGKNPKFFQNVEFSVGYNLELGDDVVVHRYVLLDDIGGIKIGDRTSLSDYVNVYSHTHHVLASPDVTLKETIIGSGVRITYHATVLAGVRIGDDAMVGTGAIVTKDVPPHAIALGIPARPVRFKVRHDCPYCRKGEPHPSDLIPKAQDRKGNPDYPDFLPPGFGTREA
- the era gene encoding GTPase Era; this encodes MEEKTYSGFVAIVGKPNVGKSTLLNNLLGVKVAPISPKPQTTRKRLRGILTEGNRQIVFVDTPGLHQPMDALGEFMDQEVYEALADVNAVVWVADLRHPPTPEDELVAKALRPLVGKVPILLVGNKLDAAKYPEEALKAYHDLLPEAEARMLSALDERQVAELKAELLALLPEGPFFYPEGFAKSDQDFGEWVAEIVREEAMKRLWHEVPYAVAVKTEEVAERENGILYIKAVLYVERPSQKAIVIGEGGRKIKEIGQAARKQLEVFLNRKIYLDLEVKVYPDWRKDPEALRELGYRSSLG
- the dprA gene encoding DNA-processing protein DprA, with the translated sequence MDPLALAFLPGIGPKRLLELLAQGDVLEALRERFPQVAPGLPQAEERARAERKRAAALGIRILGLWEEGFPEGLRRLPHPPTHLYLKGELPQEERAVALVGTRRASSWALAFTRRLARELAEAGVWVVSGLARGIDREAHLGALEGGGRTLGVLGSALDRVYPPEHRALAERMDLLSEFPFGTEPKPEFFPRRNRLIAGLVRGVLVVEAPLESGALITARYALELGKEVLAVPGRPTDAASLGANRLIQDGAYPVLSAEDVLSYLGLSGRPKKAVELSQEEERLFALLRQGEALPEELAQALGLPPERVLSLLTLLELKGLAQALPGGRYGAI
- a CDS encoding manganese catalase family protein, whose product is MFLRIDRLQIELPMPKEQDPNAAAAVQALLGGRFGEMSTLMNYMYQSFNFRGKKALKPYYDLIANIATEELGHIELVAATINSLLAKNPGKDLEEGVDPVTAPLGFAKDARNAAHFIAGGANSLVMGAMGEHWHGEYVFTSGNLILDLLHNFFLEVAARTHKLRVYEMTDNPVAREMIGYLLVRGGVHAAAYGKALESLTGVEMTKMLPIPRIENSKIPEAKKFMDLGFHKNLYRFSPSDYQDLGLIWRGASPEDGSEVVVVDGPPTGGPVFDAGHDAAEFAPEFHPGELYEIAKKLYDKAK
- a CDS encoding hydrogen peroxide-inducible genes activator, with the translated sequence MTLEQMRYLVALVEERSFTRAAERVYLTQPALSVQIRKLEEELGVKLFDRRQGKPTEVGERVAAQARRVLEEVARVRAVARGEEGILEGPFRMGVIPTLAPYLLPRLLPRLLERYPGLEVSVQEELTPAILQGLAEGRLDAGLVGTEERAPGVQSLPLFSEKFLAYISPGHPLYAKESLHPLEIPLEDTWILSEGHCFRDQVLSVCRPSLERRRVEFQSGDLETLILLVEEVGGLTLLPEVALWTLPREKRVHLRPLSSPGAGRTVYLLVREGSLKAPVALALGEEAKRVFQELRLKG